The genomic interval CGTCTTCCGAGGTGAAGCCAGATACCGTGTTGCCCACTTTAAATTCCTTGCTTACCAGCTGCTCTGAAATATCAGGAGCTGTTGGGCCTGTTATGCCGTAAGTCGTTTTTTCCGTAACTGTCACCCACAATTCGCCAATTCGAAAGCTTTGGCCGTCGGTACTTACCTCATCAATTACACCATCAATGTTTACCCTGTGTTTTGCTGAGGTCGCCGGTCCAGGACCATTATTCTCAATGGTGTCGCTTGGATTTTTCGTGACCGCACCAGGAGAAGTACTGCCTGCGTCTTGGTTTACTGCATAAATGCTCAGAGTCAATACCGCACAAGCCGCAATGCTGGTTGCCCAGATCATCACTTTGTTTTTCTTTACTTTAGAATGAACTGTTTTCATAGGAATCTCTCCATTTCGTATGTTGTTATTATTGTTGTCGATTTGTTTGTGCTTCTCCAGGCTTAAGCGTTCAAGTGTACGTTCTTGAAAGTCTTCACTTATTTTCACTTTGGACATGGCCGATTTATAACTTGTTTTTTTCATTCTCACAAATCACCGCCTATAACTTCTTTAAGCTGTTTACGCCCTCGAGCGAGCCAAGTACCTACCGTCGCAGGTTTGGCATGAAGTATATCCGCTATTTCATCCAAGGAATAACCTTCGTAATAATGCAAATGGATCGGGACCCGATATTTTTTATCCAATGATAATACTGCCTGCATGACCATGTATTCATCCTTCGGTAGGTTAGACAGGTTGTCCGGTATGGGGTTTCGACTCTTAAACCACCCCGTCTTGAGCAAGTTTTTACATTTATTGATCGTTGTACGGATTAACCAGGCTTTCTCATGTTCATCACTATCAAAGACGGGGGATTTTTGGAGATAGGCTAGAAATACTTCTTGCGCTACTTCCTCCGCGTCAGCAATATTTTTGAGATAAGCAAAAGCTATCTTGACCAGGCTGTCGGAATAGTTGACCACGGCTTTGCGGACGGATTCATTGAGCTCATATGAATCGTTCACTTGATGTCCCCCTTTCACTAGTAATACAATCGAGCAGCCCGTTATTTTTCACGCTGTAAAAAAAAATTGGGACAATTGCTTTAAAAGGGAGCAAAAAGTTTTTTATTAGTATGTCCTCTCACCAAAAACGGTAACATGCAAGCAATATTAACTGAAGCACCTGTAAATTCAATAAAAAAAGAACCTTCAATCTATAACTAGATCAAAGGTTCAATATTTATTTTAATGATATTAAATAATTCACGCCATGCTTTCAATTACGTAATATTTCACTACATCCATTTGTTTTTACATCAGAAAAACTAACTAAAAGCCAGCTCTTTTTCACTCAGGCCTAGTGAGTCAGCTGTAGAAGTATGAATTTCGTGCAGAAGCTCTGGATTTTCCATTAATGAAACGCCATAAGAAGGAATCATTTCTTTAATTTTTGGTTCCCACTCTTTGATGTGTTGAGGGAAACATTTTTTAAATACTTCAAGCATAACGTGAACAGCAGTAGAAGCACCTGGCGAAGCGCCTAGTAATGCTGCAATCGAACCATCAGCAGCCGTTATAACTTCCGTACCAAATTGAAGTGTTCCTCTGCCGCCAGCTTCAGTATCTTTGATTACTTGCACACGCTGACCAGCTGCTACTAAATCCCAGTCTTCCGTTTTGGCGTTAGGGATAAACTCGCGCAACTCATCCATGCGCTTTTCTTTGGATAGCATAACTTGCTCAATCAGATATTTTGTCAATGACATATTTTTTGCACCTGCGGATAACATTGTGATGAGATTATCCGGTTTTACGGAAGTGACCAAATCAAACATTGAACCGGTTTTCAAAAACTTAGGTGAGAATCCGGCAAATGGACCAAACAGCAAAGATTTTTTATTGTCGATAAATCTTGTATCCAAATGTGGAACCGACATTGGAGGAGCTCCAACTTTGGCTTTGCCGTAAACTTTTGCATGATGCTGTGCCACAACATTCGGATTATTACAAACCATAAATATTCCGCTTACTGGGAATCCGCCAATATGTTTACCTTCAGGAATACCGGATTTTTGCAATAAATGCAGGCTTCCGCCTCCGCCTCCGATAAAGACAAATTTTGCAGTATGCCGTTCGACGTTGCCGCTGCCATTACGTACTTTCAATTCCCACGAGCTGTCGCTAGCACGTTTAATATTATCAACGCTATGTTTGTATTTGAGATCAACGTTTTTACTTTTTAAGTGATCAAACAGAATGCGCGTTAAAGCACCAAAGTTGACATCCGTACCAGAGTCAATTTTGGTTGCTGCTATAGCTTCATTTGATTTACGATCTTTTATAATAAGTGGGATCCATTCCATCAATTTTGTAGGGTTATCGGAAAATTCCATCCCTTTAAACAATGGATTAGTAGACATGGCTTCAAAACGTTTCTTTAGAAACGTTACATTTTGTTCTCCTTGGACCATACTCATATGAGGTATTGGCATAATAAAGTCTTGCGGATTACGAATTAGCTTACTATTTACAAGGTAAGACCAAAACTGCATGGAAAGCTGGAACTGTTCATTAATTTGAATCGCTTTGCTAATATCTACAGATCCGTCTGGCTTATTTACTGTGTAGTTAAGCTCGCACAGTGCTGCATGCCCTGTTCCTGCATTATTCCACTCGTTAGAGCTTTCTTCTCCAGCACTTTCGAGCTTCTCAAACACGGTAATTTTCCATTCCGGTACCAATTCTTTCAGAAGTGTCCCTAAAGTCGCACTCATGATTCCGGCACCAATCAAGATGACGTCTGTTTTATTTTCTCCGTTGCTCATTTTTACCATCCTTATATCCTAAAATTTGCATAAAGCATGTAGGCGCTTCTGTATAGGCGTTACACTAAGCCAATGCTCGACCCAGTCACACACCTTTTCTGTTTCAATTAAAACCATATCATATTGTTTTGTAATTGATTATAGATTAAATGATCTGTGATTATCAGATAATTATAAGCTATTTGAAAGCTGGTGAAAAGTGAAAAGTCCGTTTACAAGGCTCTAGGAACACACAAAGCAAAGGCAATAACAAAGCTTAATGCATCGATTGAAGCTTTTGTTTGCCGCTATGTGTTACTAGCATCATTACATTTTTTCCGATACTTGCGGTATGGTTCACTGTATTTGATGTTAAACTAAACTTCTATTAGTTTCAATCTAAACGTTGCTACTTCTCTGCTTCTGAGATTTTCAAGTATACAAATTGTGAATAATCTGCAACGTTTATATGAAGGAGTAGATATATTTCACAAAGTTGTTCAGCTTCCCCATTAAATTCCTTTAGAATTTCAACAATTTATATTCATATCTTATTGAGGCTGGAGCCTTTTTGACAACAGTTAAGGTAATTTTCTGTTTGTTTTGCCTGTCTGCCGTATTCTGTATGTATTGTATATGTATTTAAGAAGAAAACATCTCTTGTTTCAGTTTTTGTAATCTTGAAAACAAGCGAAAGACCCGTAAGACAGCCGCTTCATTTGCGAAGCGTGGGCTCTTACGGGTCTTCTTTAATATTTAAGGACTATTTTTTGGAACGTTTTTTGGAAGATATTTTAGCACGTTTTCTGCGTTTTAAGCCTGAAACCATGACATTTTTCTCAGATTGCGTGTAATAATGCTGATAGACAGGACAACAATGATGCTTCTTCACCGTTTCAATATTTTGAATAACATTTACAAGCTGCGGATGGTAGATGTCCTCATATTGCGTAATTGGAGGATCATAAATCGTTTGTGTTGGACAATCTGGACAAAAGTTAGCCGAATTCGCACCTTCTACCATACCCATGTTACTGCCCATATTACTACCCATGTTCATGTTATTACTCATGTTATTATAATCGTTACGGTTCACAGAATTATCTCCTTCCTGTTTTGGAATACAACATATTGTATTCTCAAGAAGACAAAACGACCTGTACGATTGACATGGAAGACGATAGCCTACGCTGTTCCTGCAGGATGTAGAGCATGATATTTACCTTGTACTGATAATGTTTGAAAAAAGTGTTTCATTATGAATGAGAAGTTAATGGAAACAAAATATGTTCTGCTCTATCTTCAAATGAAGGACGAACAAACAATGTGTCCTCACTCTGTGCTAATAACTCGACATGAATGTTTTCATTATCGTAATCGGGTATAAAGTGAAAATGAATAATCTCCGTATCGGCAGTAACAAGGCTGTTCAAAATAACATCATAATCAACTTTTTGAACACTGATGACATCATAAAGATGAAGTTGTTTATCCTCATGCTTAAAAATAACAATGGCATCAACTTCCTCGACATAATAAATCGCATCATTGAATGCTAAGATAAAATAAAACAGCAATAGATGTTCATTGTTTTTCACACCTATTATAGGGGATACAGGTATTCTTTCCTTAGCAAACTGCTCCATCAACCGATAATCATTGGCGTTATTCGTATGTAGCTTGCGGTAGGAACGGATTGCTTCTGGTTTTAATTCTAAACCTAAAATGTTTAAAGTAAAACTACTTTCTTGCGTTTTTCTAAACCCAAATCTAGGATAATAGTCTAGAACCGAGTCATTAGCGAACAAGTAGATAAAGTCATATTCTTGTTCATATTTCTCGATAATATGGTTCATCAGTTTGCCTGATAATCCTTGATTTCGAAAGTCGGGATGCGTCATAACGGTACCGATTTGAATGGCTTTATACTCTTCACTGTTACATATAACCGTCATTTTGCTTGCTGAGGCATTGGCAATGACTTTACCTTTATCGAGAAAGGAATAACATATATAATTTTCGTTCCAGCCCTCTTTTTCATACCATTTTTCGAAATCAAGCCCAAATACCATTTTAGCCAATTCATTAAAGCTTTCTTTGTAGGTTGAAATGTCTTTATAGTCACTTATGAATTGGTAATTAGTCATATTAACCTCGCTCACTTTACTTCTCCCCTTCATTCTCATCAACTTTTGCTGACTGCTTCAAACACCATTAAAAAGTAACAGCAGTCCAACAGTGACCCTATGTCACCGATGGACTGCTGTTAGCTTATTCAAATTATTGCACTATCTAACATGATTGCTCGAATCTTCTTCAAGACGTACGAATGTAATTTAATAATCCCTGCTTATAATATAATTCAGCAGTTGCTTCAGAAAAGCTGGATTACGTGGCATCTCCTTCAATGCTTCCATTGCAAGGCAGAAGTGTTCCCACATCTCTTTTCTAGCTCCATCTAGACCAAGGATGGTTACAAAAGTCGAGTTGTTGTTCTCCACATCCTGGCCAATAGGTTTACCGAGTAAATTTAAATCTCCTTCCGAATCAAGCAAATCATCTTTAATTTGAAAGGCTATGCCCGCATGATAGGCGTATTTTTTCAAAATCGCAATTTCTGACGACTTTACCTGAGCGAGAATAGCAGGCATTACAAGTGAAGCTTCAAATGCAATTCCGGTTTTGTAAAAGCACATCATATCTAGCTGCTCCAATGTTAATGCTTTTCCTTTGGAATGCAAATCCATCGCCTGCCCCATGCACATATCTCCAGCTCTTTGGGACGAATATTGCATTAAAGCAAGCACGGTTTTAGGGTCAAACTGTTCAAGGGATGATTGCTCTTCAATCGCCTTCTGGGTAAGAAATAGGCCGGTTAATTCCGCGGTGGCACTATTATGCACCTGGTGCAGCGTAGGTCGCCCTCTGCGAGTAGAGGCATTATCCTGCGTTGGGAGATCATCGAAGATTAAAGACGCGGTATGCATATACTCTAATGATTTTAGAAGCGGCACGATCGCGGAAGCATGCAGTCCATACTCATTTATACCCATGACCCAAGCCAATATTGGCCGTAATCGTTTGCCATCTCCCTCAAGACTGTAGTTTGCAGCATCAATAAGCAGCTCTCTCATTGGAGGTATTTCATTACTTTTGTGAATCGGCAATAGATTGTTGATTTGCTCGCGAGCAGTTTTGACAGTTGAAAGGAATTGTTCCTTTTCACTGCGATTGCTTTTTAAAACCGTTACCATCTGATCCCGGAGCAGTTTATCGAAGAAATCCACATCATCTGCTTTTTGAACCACATGTTGGATAAGACGATTAAAATGTGGATCTCCTGAAGCAAACACCGCCATAATTTCGTTGTATTTCTCAGTACCTATACGTTCTTTCAACCTTTTTAGACCATTGAAGGCACGATCAAGAATCACTTCTCGGGTTTTGGCATCGGAGTCGTATACGTTGTGAATTAAATAAGAGATGACGGACCAGTATAACTCAAAGGGATTGATTAGATCTGAGCGCTGCTCATGGTATTTGAAATAATAGGTATAGGGTGTTACCGCCCCGTCTTTCATATCATCAAACATATCTGCTAAATCATCTGCCAGCTGGTTATAAATGCCATAATAAAATGTTCGATTATCAAAGCCTTCGTCCAAAGGAGCACTAATGACAGAACGGACGATAAGCCTTGAAGATGAGGATTTTAAAATGATAGGCAGGTAAAGCTCTTTGTTAGAGTAATATACATTCGATAGGTCCTTGACACGGTCCAAATCCTGAGAATGAAAAAACACGTAGGATTGCTCGAAAAAGGTTTGTTGTGTTTCAGGTCGCTGATATTTTTTAATATACTCAAAAGCGTCACTAAGCTCCGCGTGTACGTATTGGACAAATTTAAAGTTATTGCCGGACCATTCACCTAATTGTGGAACAGATCCGCTTAGAAGCGAAGTACGGATCATATTGGAATATTGTTCTTTCTCCTCTGCCTTTAGGACACCAGAATCAAGCAGATCGTCAATAAAAGGATAGGTTAGCCCATAGGAGTAACCAAGTCTGATGGCTTCGTCTAGTCTCCGGGCACGTTCAGCAGGCAATACTTGATCATCCATTTCTTCAATTACATGCAGCATTACGCCAATAATAATTTTGATCAGCTTGCGCACCGCATGCTCGGAATTCATTTCCTTTGGGATATTAGAGGAAACGGATTTCAGTTTATTTATTACCCAAATTATGCCGTTTTCTATGCCTTCCTTCTGAGCCCACCGATACAGCCCCGCCAAGGTCATAAAATCAGGCTGCTCTCCCCCGTTTGTTGTTGAGGGTTGAATAAAGTGGCTTTTGACGTCAGCAATCACTCGTTGAATTCTCATTTGTGTCTCTGGAGCATCTAAAGCTTTTCCTAAATCCCTCATATAAATATAGGAAACGCTTCGATCCAAATAATCATCAAGTTTTCCTGAATAATTCAGCCACCATATATATCTATGATAATCCCGAGAATCCGGTTTTTTCTTTCCTCTCGAAAAAAAGGATAACAATGAATAATGTTGGATATGGTTCTTTTTCCACAATTGAATATCTTCGGTTAGTGTGGTTACATAAGTTTTATTCTTCACTTGTTCGTTCAATGTTTCAAAATACTGGGCTGCCTTTTGCTCTGCAAGCTGGTACCAAGTATCTGCTTGAGCTGTATACTTATCATTCATACGACGCATAACCTCGACTTATAGTTAAAATAAAATGACTGGGAAATGTAATAAAATAACTGATTTGAAGCCCTAGTATAGTTTCCTGAAGTACATAAGACTAAAATATTATGTTTACTCACTTCCTCCGAGGAATTTGGAACGATATGCGTCGAGCAAATAAGTTATATTTTACACGATTGTTGGTGGTTCAACAATTTTTTGGTAAAAATATGTAGCGAGAATATCAAGTTGGACATGAAGTGCAAAGTACTGAGATACATTACGCAAAAAGGCTCGCCCCCGTTCCATTTGAGCCCTTCTAACAAAAAAACAACAAAGGTTAGGTTGATCATCAACAATGTGAGATCAAACTAACCTTTGTCGTTAAGAGTTTTTTTGTATCACTTTAACTAGTTGGTTTATACCATTAATAAGTAATCTGCCAGTTGATTAAACGTCACTTCATATCCTTCGCGAACCATATCTTGTGATGCTTCAAGCGTTTTGGCTTCCTCTTCAGTTGGAGATACTGCTTCCCCTTCCATAGTAAGAATGGTTTTGTCTCCATCTTCACTGAAAATAATAGTGACTGAAAATTCAAGAGGCCAA from Paenibacillus sp. FSL K6-3182 carries:
- a CDS encoding RNA polymerase sigma factor; this translates as MNDSYELNESVRKAVVNYSDSLVKIAFAYLKNIADAEEVAQEVFLAYLQKSPVFDSDEHEKAWLIRTTINKCKNLLKTGWFKSRNPIPDNLSNLPKDEYMVMQAVLSLDKKYRVPIHLHYYEGYSLDEIADILHAKPATVGTWLARGRKQLKEVIGGDL
- a CDS encoding malate:quinone oxidoreductase; protein product: MSNGENKTDVILIGAGIMSATLGTLLKELVPEWKITVFEKLESAGEESSNEWNNAGTGHAALCELNYTVNKPDGSVDISKAIQINEQFQLSMQFWSYLVNSKLIRNPQDFIMPIPHMSMVQGEQNVTFLKKRFEAMSTNPLFKGMEFSDNPTKLMEWIPLIIKDRKSNEAIAATKIDSGTDVNFGALTRILFDHLKSKNVDLKYKHSVDNIKRASDSSWELKVRNGSGNVERHTAKFVFIGGGGGSLHLLQKSGIPEGKHIGGFPVSGIFMVCNNPNVVAQHHAKVYGKAKVGAPPMSVPHLDTRFIDNKKSLLFGPFAGFSPKFLKTGSMFDLVTSVKPDNLITMLSAGAKNMSLTKYLIEQVMLSKEKRMDELREFIPNAKTEDWDLVAAGQRVQVIKDTEAGGRGTLQFGTEVITAADGSIAALLGASPGASTAVHVMLEVFKKCFPQHIKEWEPKIKEMIPSYGVSLMENPELLHEIHTSTADSLGLSEKELAFS
- a CDS encoding GNAT family N-acetyltransferase, with amino-acid sequence MSEVNMTNYQFISDYKDISTYKESFNELAKMVFGLDFEKWYEKEGWNENYICYSFLDKGKVIANASASKMTVICNSEEYKAIQIGTVMTHPDFRNQGLSGKLMNHIIEKYEQEYDFIYLFANDSVLDYYPRFGFRKTQESSFTLNILGLELKPEAIRSYRKLHTNNANDYRLMEQFAKERIPVSPIIGVKNNEHLLLFYFILAFNDAIYYVEEVDAIVIFKHEDKQLHLYDVISVQKVDYDVILNSLVTADTEIIHFHFIPDYDNENIHVELLAQSEDTLFVRPSFEDRAEHILFPLTSHS
- a CDS encoding polyprenyl synthetase family protein; its protein translation is MRRMNDKYTAQADTWYQLAEQKAAQYFETLNEQVKNKTYVTTLTEDIQLWKKNHIQHYSLLSFFSRGKKKPDSRDYHRYIWWLNYSGKLDDYLDRSVSYIYMRDLGKALDAPETQMRIQRVIADVKSHFIQPSTTNGGEQPDFMTLAGLYRWAQKEGIENGIIWVINKLKSVSSNIPKEMNSEHAVRKLIKIIIGVMLHVIEEMDDQVLPAERARRLDEAIRLGYSYGLTYPFIDDLLDSGVLKAEEKEQYSNMIRTSLLSGSVPQLGEWSGNNFKFVQYVHAELSDAFEYIKKYQRPETQQTFFEQSYVFFHSQDLDRVKDLSNVYYSNKELYLPIILKSSSSRLIVRSVISAPLDEGFDNRTFYYGIYNQLADDLADMFDDMKDGAVTPYTYYFKYHEQRSDLINPFELYWSVISYLIHNVYDSDAKTREVILDRAFNGLKRLKERIGTEKYNEIMAVFASGDPHFNRLIQHVVQKADDVDFFDKLLRDQMVTVLKSNRSEKEQFLSTVKTAREQINNLLPIHKSNEIPPMRELLIDAANYSLEGDGKRLRPILAWVMGINEYGLHASAIVPLLKSLEYMHTASLIFDDLPTQDNASTRRGRPTLHQVHNSATAELTGLFLTQKAIEEQSSLEQFDPKTVLALMQYSSQRAGDMCMGQAMDLHSKGKALTLEQLDMMCFYKTGIAFEASLVMPAILAQVKSSEIAILKKYAYHAGIAFQIKDDLLDSEGDLNLLGKPIGQDVENNNSTFVTILGLDGARKEMWEHFCLAMEALKEMPRNPAFLKQLLNYIISRDY